The segment CCTGGGTAGAGGGCCTTCGGGCAGGCAATCCGGCCGGCGCCGCGCACAAGGCCCTGAACGCGGTGCCGAACCTGCTGGGCACCGGTGACGGCATCGGATCGAATTCCTGGGTCGTCTCTGGAGAGCTCACTGCGACCGGGAAACCCATGCTGGCCAATGATCCGCACCTGGGCCTGGCCGCGCCGAACATCTGGTACCAGGCGGGTCTGCACTGCAAATCAGTCGGCGAAGCCTGTCCGTTCGACGTCGCGGGTTTCGGCTTCTCCGGGCTGCCCGGCATCTTCATCGGGCACAACCAGAAGGTTGGCTGGGGCTTCACCAACCTGGGCGCTGACGTCACCGATTTCTACCTCGAAGAGGTCGACGGCGACACGTATCGGCGAGATGGCGAGGACGTCCCGCTGGAGACCCGGACAGAAGAGATCAGGATTGCCGGCGCTCCCTCGGTCAAAATCGAGGTGCGCTCCACCGTGCATGGCCCGCTGATCTCCGACGCCTACGATGACGCGAAGACCGCGAGCAGATCAGTGCCCAACGGTCAGAAAGACGCCGCTCCCGCTGGGGAGGACGACGACGAAGAGGCTCAGCAACGCCGCCCATACGCCTTGTCGCTTTCCTGGACGGCGCTCACGCCGGGCCGGACGGCGGACGCGATCTTCCTGCTGAACACCGCAGAGAACTTTGACGATGTCCGTGAGGCGGCCCGTAGCTTCGAGGTTCCCGGCCAGAACATCGTCTTCGCCGACACGGCCGGGCATATCGGCTATCAAACGCCAGGCAAGATCCCGGTGCGCAACAACGTCAGCGACGCGCCGGCTCCCTCCGACGGCAGCTGGCCGATGCCCGGCTGGGACAGCTCCTATGACTGGCAGGGCTTCGTCGATTTCGACGAGCTGCCCAGCGTGCTCGACCCCAGGGACGGGGTGATCGTCACGGCGAATCAACCGGTTATCGAACCGGGCGCCGCGGAGTTCCTTGGTGCTGATTTCGATTACGGGTTCCGGGCCAAGGCAATACAGCAACAGATTTCGGCCGCGAAAAAGTCAGGCAGGAAGCTGACCGCGGCGGACATGAACGCCATCCAGAACTCATCGACGAACGAGTTCGCGAAAAAGCTGGTCCCCTACCTGGAGGACGTCTACGTCGACGAATTCACCAGGGAAGCGGTCGACCTGCTGAGGGGCTGGGACTACACTCAGCCGGCCGACTCTGCGCCGGCAGCCTACTTCAATGCCGTCTGGAAGAATCTGCAACGGGTGACATTCGACGCCGACTTGCCGGAGGGAATGAGCGCGGACGGCAGTGACCGCTGGATGGCGGCGGTGATGAAACTGCTCGATGATCCCGACAACAAGTGGTGGGACGATTCGAGGACACAGAACAGTGTGGAGAACCGCGACCTGATGTTGGCCGAGGCTCTGACATCTGCGCGGAGCGAACTGACGGCGTCGCTCGGCAAGAACCCTGAACATTGGGAATGGGGCATGCTGCACCAGCTCAGGCTCGAGCAGTCTCCACTTGGCGGCGAAGGTGTTCCAGCGCTGATCCGCGGGGCATTCAACGCGAAGCCGGTCGGCATCGGCGGCGGCACCGGACTGGTGAATGCCACCAGCTGGGACGCCTCGAAACCCGGGTACGACGTCGAGTCGGGCCCCTCGATGCGCATGGTGCTCGACTTCGGGAACTTCGATCGCTCCACCTGGGTTAGCGTGACCGGAAACTCGGCCCATCCGTTCAGCCCGAACTACCTGGATCAGCTTTCTGCCTGGGCCGCCGGAGAAACCTTCCCCTGGCCCTATTCCGGCAAGGCGGTCGATAACGCAACGCAGGACGAGATGCGGCTGCTGGCGGAACGAGCAGGGTAGAGCCGTTCCTCAGCTGGTGACTCGTGGATTTGTCGTCGACTCGTGCGTTATTTCCCACTAGTAGTTGACAAACCCACGAATGACCGGCCTCAGGCAGGCACGGTGCAGCGCAGCAGCCCGGACGGGGTCAGGGCGGCATCCACGATCAGATCGTGTTGCTCGGCGGGCAGCGCACCGTTTTCGAGCACCTCGTCGTCGTAGACCACGGCCCAGAACTCCGGCCGGCGGACCCCGGACTTTGCCGGCTGGCTCAGGCTCGGCCGGGACTGGCTCAGGCTCAGGCCCGGTCCGGACTGGTTCAGGCTCGGCCGGGGCTGGCCGGTGACCTGCCCCGTGATCAACGCCGCGAACGCGCGATCGTAGTAACCGCCACCCTGGCCGAGGCGATGTCCGGCACGGTCGACGGCCAGGGCCGGTACCAGGATGACGTCGACCCGTCGAACCATGTCTTCGGTGCTGAGCCGTTCACCGATCGGTTCGGGGCCGCCGCCGATGGCGCTCGCCGAGTACCGGCCGGAATCGAGCGCCCAGCACAGCGTGCGTTCCGGCGCGGCAACCGGCAGGTAGACGGGCGTTCCGGCATTGCGAGCACGGCGAAGTAG is part of the Saxibacter everestensis genome and harbors:
- a CDS encoding penicillin acylase family protein, translating into MSTASTVKKTAILTIAVLAVLALIATMTIATVVRSPLPSYTDDVTVPGLAKDVTIKRDELGIPQIYAEHSDDLFYAQGFVHAQDRFFEMDYRRHVTAGRLSELVGENPDALAADKLIRTLGWRRVAEKELPLLDKSTREYLQAYADGVNAYLAGKSPRQLGLAYTVLGMNNEIDSVARWSPVDSLAWLKAMAWDLKTNFNDELDRAGMLSTVKEPETVDSLFPAYPEDHPTIVTAKELAAGRGESVKGTVEESASAGGAAEADSHAWVEGLRAGNPAGAAHKALNAVPNLLGTGDGIGSNSWVVSGELTATGKPMLANDPHLGLAAPNIWYQAGLHCKSVGEACPFDVAGFGFSGLPGIFIGHNQKVGWGFTNLGADVTDFYLEEVDGDTYRRDGEDVPLETRTEEIRIAGAPSVKIEVRSTVHGPLISDAYDDAKTASRSVPNGQKDAAPAGEDDDEEAQQRRPYALSLSWTALTPGRTADAIFLLNTAENFDDVREAARSFEVPGQNIVFADTAGHIGYQTPGKIPVRNNVSDAPAPSDGSWPMPGWDSSYDWQGFVDFDELPSVLDPRDGVIVTANQPVIEPGAAEFLGADFDYGFRAKAIQQQISAAKKSGRKLTAADMNAIQNSSTNEFAKKLVPYLEDVYVDEFTREAVDLLRGWDYTQPADSAPAAYFNAVWKNLQRVTFDADLPEGMSADGSDRWMAAVMKLLDDPDNKWWDDSRTQNSVENRDLMLAEALTSARSELTASLGKNPEHWEWGMLHQLRLEQSPLGGEGVPALIRGAFNAKPVGIGGGTGLVNATSWDASKPGYDVESGPSMRMVLDFGNFDRSTWVSVTGNSAHPFSPNYLDQLSAWAAGETFPWPYSGKAVDNATQDEMRLLAERAG
- a CDS encoding 5-formyltetrahydrofolate cyclo-ligase, with amino-acid sequence MRTETKPGIRRVVRQARRAMPAEVRRDAAEAFEAGFFAIQDGVRAVAGYLPLATEPDIEPLLRRARNAGTPVYLPVAAPERTLCWALDSGRYSASAIGGGPEPIGERLSTEDMVRRVDVILVPALAVDRAGHRLGQGGGYYDRAFAALITGQVTGQPRPSLNQSGPGLSLSQSRPSLSQPAKSGVRRPEFWAVVYDDEVLENGALPAEQHDLIVDAALTPSGLLRCTVPA